The following proteins are encoded in a genomic region of Paenibacillus sp. FSL R7-0273:
- a CDS encoding PhoH family protein, whose translation MKKIFVLDTNVLLHDPNSIFAFKENEVVIPAVVLEEIDSKKRNADEIGRNARTVSRLLDGLRELGHLHSGVVLEHGGTLKVELNHRSFVKVQEMFGEVSNDNRILAVALNYLLEENEKAEPRPVVLVSKDVLVRIKADVLGITPEDYLSDRTGDLNELYSGYQSLLVHPSLIDEYYSNRSLSVKQLNLSFKLYPHEFVILKDEIGSGKSALLKVNGDASRLEPLYLGNDAVWGISARNAQQRMALELLLNEDIPLVTITGKAGTGKTLLALAAGLFKVEDEHRYKKLLIARPVVPMGKDIGYLPGEKDEKLRPWMQPIYDNLEFLFDTKKAGDIDKILMGLGSIQVEALTYIRGRSIPSQFIIIDEAQNLSRHEVKTIVSRAGEGSKVILMGDPEQIDHPYLDAASNGLSYIVEKFKQEGISGHITLEKGERSRLAQLAADLL comes from the coding sequence ATGAAAAAGATATTTGTACTAGACACTAACGTGCTCTTGCACGACCCCAATTCGATCTTTGCGTTTAAGGAGAATGAAGTAGTCATTCCGGCTGTAGTTCTGGAAGAAATCGACTCCAAGAAGCGCAACGCCGATGAAATCGGCCGCAACGCCCGCACCGTGTCACGCTTGTTAGACGGACTCCGTGAGCTGGGCCACTTACACAGTGGAGTAGTGCTTGAGCACGGAGGCACGCTGAAGGTGGAGCTGAACCACCGCAGCTTCGTAAAGGTACAGGAAATGTTCGGGGAGGTCTCCAACGACAACCGGATACTGGCTGTAGCGCTTAATTATCTCCTGGAGGAGAATGAAAAAGCTGAACCGCGCCCTGTGGTACTCGTAAGTAAAGATGTGCTCGTCCGCATCAAAGCGGATGTGCTTGGAATAACGCCGGAGGATTATTTGTCCGACCGCACCGGTGACCTGAATGAGCTCTATTCCGGCTATCAGTCCCTGCTGGTTCATCCTTCACTGATTGATGAATATTACAGCAACCGTTCCTTGTCCGTGAAGCAGCTTAACCTGTCGTTCAAGCTCTATCCGCATGAATTTGTTATTTTGAAGGATGAGATCGGCAGCGGCAAATCGGCATTGCTAAAAGTAAACGGAGATGCTTCAAGGCTTGAGCCGCTCTATCTCGGCAACGACGCAGTCTGGGGCATCAGCGCCCGTAACGCCCAGCAGCGGATGGCGCTTGAGCTGCTCTTGAATGAGGATATCCCGCTCGTTACCATCACCGGTAAGGCGGGTACAGGCAAGACACTGCTGGCCCTGGCCGCCGGACTGTTCAAGGTGGAGGATGAGCACCGCTACAAAAAACTGCTGATCGCCCGTCCGGTAGTTCCGATGGGCAAGGATATCGGTTATCTGCCGGGCGAGAAGGATGAGAAGCTCCGGCCATGGATGCAGCCGATTTACGATAACCTGGAGTTCCTGTTCGATACCAAAAAAGCCGGGGACATCGATAAAATACTGATGGGCCTGGGCAGTATCCAGGTTGAGGCGCTCACCTATATCCGCGGGCGCTCCATTCCGTCGCAGTTCATTATTATCGATGAGGCGCAGAATCTCTCCCGCCATGAGGTGAAGACAATTGTCTCCCGTGCCGGCGAGGGCAGTAAGGTCATCCTTATGGGCGACCCCGAGCAAATCGACCATCCGTATCTGGATGCGGCCAGCAATGGCCTCAGCTATATCGTTGAAAAGTTCAAGCAGGAGGGCATCAGCGGCCATATCACTCTGGAAAAGGGCGAGCGTTCGCGCCTGGCCCAGCTGGCTGCCGATCTGCTGTAA